CATTGGAAATCTTAAAGGCAAACGGTGAAAACGCTTACGTACTCGGTGAAATTATTGAATCTGACGAGGGTGTTGTTTTATGCTAAAGAAGAAAATTGCAGTCCTTGTTTCGGGTGGCGGCACTAATTTACAGGCTTTAATTGATGCACAGGAGAGTGGTATCATTAAAAGCGGTGAAATAGTACTGGTTATTTCCAACAAAGAGGGTGCTTATGCCCTGGAGCGTGCTAAGAATCATAGCATCCAAAGCCTTGTTGTCCCGTCGGCAACCTTAAAAGAAAATTTTGAAACGGAACTGATGAAAGCTTTGGATGATGCCGAAATCGACATTATCGTGCTTGCAGGCTTTATGCGTATTTTAAGTGAGAATTTTACAAAGAAATATGCAAATCGCATTTTAAATGTACATCCGTCCCTGATTCCGTCTTTTTGCGGTGAAGGGTTTTACGGTCTTAAAGTACATGAAGCGGCACTGTCATACGGCGTAAAAGTTACCGGTGCCACGGTGCACTTTGTAAATGAAATTCCGGACGGTGGTAAAATTATTATGCAAAAGGCGGTTGCCATCGAAGAAGGGGACACACCTGAAATTTTGCAGAAGCGTGTCATGGAGCAGGCTGAATGGATTATTTTACCACTTTCTGTGGAAAAGGTTTGTGATGAACAAGTAAAATAAATGGAGGAAAGCTATGAAAACTTTAAATATTTATGAAGAATTAAAAAGCAATGCATATCC
This DNA window, taken from Clostridia bacterium, encodes the following:
- a CDS encoding phosphoribosylglycinamide formyltransferase — its product is MLKKKIAVLVSGGGTNLQALIDAQESGIIKSGEIVLVISNKEGAYALERAKNHSIQSLVVPSATLKENFETELMKALDDAEIDIIVLAGFMRILSENFTKKYANRILNVHPSLIPSFCGEGFYGLKVHEAALSYGVKVTGATVHFVNEIPDGGKIIMQKAVAIEEGDTPEILQKRVMEQAEWIILPLSVEKVCDEQVK